TTGTAATACCAGTAACAACTTACGACCATATGTTAGCTAGTGCTTCAGCCGTATCACAAACAGGGCACCACCATCTTAGACTGAcattatgctgtacattttttgtGCTTTATGGTTacgtatttttaaattattactgactaaGTTAGGCTGAAtgggatgtgttttctgcagaaaaaaactattttcagagattttttttttaatgttatttttggaccaaaaacatgaacatttgCAGGGTCATAAATGCTGATTTGTGCATatgagggcatccactgtattACAAAATTGACTAAGAATGCCAAAAATATCACGTCTCACCATTTTATGCAGGGCGTGGAATTCACTGTAGCGTTTCTCCACGGTGTGTTGCCGTCCACTCATCAGCACGTCGATTCTAAATACCTGAAAGAGAGGAaccattcaaaaaaaaaaaacggatgtTTAGATCCACAATGTTGATGTGTCAGTGGTTATCAGGAGGAAACACATGGACAagaacttcctcctcctctgtccCACTCTTCATCAACACTTGCAAGAGGGAATCTTGACACCCGTCAGACTGACTGACATTGACACAGACTGTTGCCAAAAAAGCCGAAAAGGATGGTCAATAAAAAAGGATTTTTGAGCCTACAGTAGTTAACGtcattttcctccatttgtgcatatgttttagatttttctgttttcatattattttgcagccatttcATCGACATATTTATACTCTCATCTAACAGAGCTCCTGCTATAATTATTTGTATGGacagtgacaataaagctttaaCGACCCCTTTGGATCTCAAATTTTATGCCAAGTAAAGCGGTTGATCATGTATGCTGACGTcaacttaagcgggcacttctTTTAATAACAACATGGCTGACTTGGGACTTGTCGAGTTGTTTGAGACGGGTTGGCGACCAAAGCGGGACTAACTTAAGTGGGTTCCACTATacttcaataaaaatgtttactaTGTTGCGGTGCATTGTGGGAATCGTAGGCAGTGACGTTCTGCCAGTTATTCTAAAGTCCTTCAGTAATCAGTCCAATGTAAGCCAACATACAGTTTGACCTTAAATGACCATAGTAGCACAAACAATCGGTGGTATTGAAAGGGCTATGTTGGCGGTTAAGAAGGAATATATCACAATcattgtggtaaaaaaaaaaaatactgacagACACAACTCACCGTGTATCCTCTCtccatgttgttgttttctgaGCGAAAAGAAGGAATAGACACGCTGATAGGATGCATCGCCGTGACATTGAATGTGCAACTGAATGTCAAATTACAACATGACACACAGCTAACGGATGACTCCAGTTAGCCTGGCAGCTAACTATCTGACAACGGAGCTCCGCTCTACTACAAGTGAGCTAGTTAGTAGTCGTAAACATAGACATGGTCGTACATGCCGCAGACGTCGACTGGACACCTAATGGGCTTCATGACGTCATATACTCATAACGGCCTGCGCACATCGCACTTGTGAGACATCCGGGTACTTGAGTAGCATTCGACTTTTGTACTTGTAATTAAACACTGTATTGTAGAAGAACATAAATCATATATCAAGCCATAATTATTACTTAGTGATGGAGGCAGATTGTTAGTAACGTTTAAAAAAGCCCATACGGCACAAGTGCGGGTTTGAGGAGTAAACCAAAGAGTAAAGGATCAACTTTCACTCCGTTTTTCCACAGGATTAGGGACTCAGTAGCACTCTCTGGTGGTGTGGTGGACGCAGCATTCTCTTTGCGCCAACATTTGACAGATTCTTTGCACTACTGTAGTATATGACAGttttaatatgaaatgaaatatgTGCTTGAAATAAACACTGATACATATTATATGATAATGACAATGACTTCAGTGAGGTTAaatgtgcaagtgcagtacagtagtagtagtagtacacaGCATTATCCTTATCAATACAAAATCCCTGATCACAATGCTGGTGATGATTACTAATTGATTTGGAAATTCTGTATTGGGAAATTAATGCAAAGTGTGGAATTTTCCTGTATTTAAAGCTGATTCCGCTTCATCATCaggcaatttttatgcttaataaATGCTTGATTTTCAATGCAATATGTGTGATAAAGATGCCTTAGTGACAACtggcaaaaaaatggaaaactgtCCAAAAAGTTATCTAGAAACACTATGAGAATGTATAgtgagcaaaaatgggggacaAATTATAGCATAAAAGCAGAGTCAGGTAATCAcaatttttatttcaaataagATCAGcactaaaaacacattttcctaAAAGCACTATAAAAGTAACACTATAAAAGTAACACTGTCACGGTTGACagtgatttaaaaataagactatgttgatcattttttttcattttgacatttcaaaacaactttaattgtttttatgATTTAGAATGCTTGAAAGGTAAGAAAAAATGAACCATTcataaaaactaataaaatagACTGTCAGACTGGAGGAAGGAAAATAAATCActctcacagaaaaaaaaaacgaaagaaGACACACTGCATGCAATGACAACAGTCAGTTTCTATCTAATGGTACATTTAAACTAAACAACCTATGACTATTCTACTTCATGACTCCCTCGTACTGTAAATACTTTCATATGCAGTCCTCCTCAGTGTCAGTCACACAGTTGTGAATAATTATCCTCCATCAATACCTGAAAAGAACAACATGGAATCATTAATGAAGCAGTTAAAAGGCTCAGTGAAGCCACCTTGCTGCTTACGTTGACACGTGACAACCAGACAAGTAGGCGTAGTTGCCTGTGTAGCGAACATCACATCGCACAATGTTGTTGCTGTAGTCCTCCTCTGGCACCTGGTAGAAAGGATTCACGCTGACCTGTGGACAGAAGACGCACGAGTGAGGAACAACGGCAGTGAAGAAAGATGTCTAAAGGTCGACAAGGCCGACCTTGAGGATGTAATTCCCTGGTTTGACGTCTGTGATGTCGATCCACTGGCAGTCGATGTCTGCGTTGTAGGTGTCGTAACATCCTGGACTCAGGCCCTGCACACAGCAGCAGTATAAATCATCCACATTCAAAAAAATCACCCTTAATAAAAACTCAGTGATACACCTGGGGTCATATAATGAAGTccaaacacaacagcagaacGAAGAACTCACTCACTTTTAGTGCAGATCAGGATAAAAGTGCGAAACAATAATTTTCCtccccacttaaaaaaaaaatacttggatACATGAAATTTGTGGAGCGGTGTAGCATGCGCCAAGAAATTTATTGATGGTGCAGATCCAGATAAAGGTGGACGTAAAGGATTATTTTCcacttctacaaaaaaaaacaaactttcttGTTAGTTAGCAGGATCAAGCCAAAAATACTTTGTTGAGAAGTGAAGCATGAGCCAAGGAAGAAAACAGTTCTGGGTAAAGGTACGCATCCGCAaccctttttacatttttactttaaaccCTTTTTTTTAGTAAGCAGGATGACGCAAAAAAGACATGGCTGATTTCCACTAGTTGAGGTGACTTAAGGTGATTTAAGTGAGAAAAGATTTTAATTTGATATACACCTGGACAAACGTGCAGATCAAggttttttgtttatgtttagaTTTCTTAAAGCGTGTTTTTGTTAGGTAGGAGGGTTACACAAAAACTGCAAACACTGTATTCCATGAAACTTTGTGAAGGGTTAGAGCATGAAACAAGGATTTAcgttttggtgcagatctggataaagATGCACATCTggaagtttttttattttcaatgttttcaCACTTCACGCAAAAAATACACACCAGATTTTAATAAAACTGTGTGCAGGTGTAACGCACGAGTCATGGAATGAAGCCTTGCAATTTGGTGTCGATCTGGATAAATGTGCACACCTGGGACGTTTTTTttagacacttttttttgctcGTAGGAGTACACAAAAATAACTTAACCGATATCCACAAAACCTTGCGCAGAGGTGAAGCATGAGCAGAGGGAGACAATGTTCAAATATGGTGCAGATCAGGATACAGGCACCACTTCAATTTCACACAAATGTTGCGTACGAAGCCCAAAGGCCATGTGGTGTTTTTACAGcacctgtgtgtgtgaggtACAGGCGTAGCGTCTGTAGTAGCCGTAGTCGCAGGACGTGTCCTCCAGGCAGAAGCTGACCTTGTGCCCCTCAGCGACCGCGCGATGCGTGCTTGAGTCCAGCAGCTCGTAACGACTGAACTCATCCATGCTGTGATAGTGCCTGCGTGGGAGGACAAAGCCATTGGATGGTGCACGTGTTCCTAATGTGGTGGCCATAATACAAATATGATAGCATAATGCATTAGCTTGTATCAATGCAATGTGTTACTAATGTGCACAGCCTACATGAACGGTGTTTAGTGGCTGGGCCACAGTGGGTGTTTATTTTCCCCTTGTCTACCACAACATATCAATGGAATGAGGTAGTTTCTGTAGAAATCGCTTACCTTTCCACTGAGGAAAGGGCTCATTATCACCTTTTGCTTTCCAGCGTCTGGCTCTGTGTGCGTTGTAAATGAACAGCACCCACAGCAGGTCAGCTAAAGTTCAGTGCAAACGTACGATCAATCTTTAGAGAGTTTGAAAGAACCCAGCTATAAAAAATGAAGACCGGAGACACGATGAgttcgtttttttttatggaaacaGTAATGGGCCTACTTTCTCTGTCTGACTGTCTGATGTCTTTTTTATGCGCATGAGGCAATAGACCAGATCCAGTAATTACCCATATACCTACTAATTAAGCTATTTTTGTTACTCTTCTATTGTATGTGTGCTTTCCTCCTgatacacacacaaaacggGTGGATAAAAAGATGCCAGAAGAACGTCTATTGTTGTAACACACCAAATTTCCTCCAAGGATCAATAAAGCATTACGTTTGTAATAAATGGAACACAAGATGGCTCATTTTATATTTAACTGTAACAATAAGCATAGGCAGCAATGGAGCCTGAccgcttgttgctaggcagagttcatTTGGCTCTATCATCAccagacttcagctcagtgagcacgAAGGATTAACTCTGTACTAGTGATGGcaacgaccagtccagggtgtaccccgcctgtcgcccgaagtcagctgggataggctccagcatgcccccgcgaccctaatgaggatgaaaatggatggatggatggatagtgatggcaaagaggaaaaatgtgacGGTAACCGTAGAACCAGAAATTGAACTTATTGCTGTGATTGCAtttctctgtcctggctgctcagtacaatgtgATTAAAGCAATATCGATGATCATAGAAAAAGAAGACTCAAATTGAGAATGTCAACAAAAACCTGGTCACTTTTTGCTAGAGAGGGTTTGAAAggcttcagctcagtgagcatacCTAATCTAAAGGATCTTTGGCTTCTAGGATGGTAGTGGAAATCCaggaaaaaatgtgatgataaccacagaaccacAAATGGAACTTACTGCATCATGGAATGACATGCAACAAAAGAACATCAGCTGCGTTTCGTCTTTACGGGAAAGGCACACGCACTCATCTCCCCCTTGCACGTTTGTCACTGCAGTATGTGTCAGGCATCCTTTTATGCAGCGCTAGCTTAGCGTGCTAACGAATTTTTCCACTAGTATGGCAGTTAAACACTACACATGGAACCGAATGATTTTAAAGTtaaatttttacacttgtataaaaATGTGAACCGTAAAAACAACGCCTGCACAgtcaatatactgtaggttGTATTGTTGTGacggtttgaccctggaacagattcattctaTTGTTTTCATTGGGAAAAATGAAGGCATGTATGTGTAAACAGTATAAGAGATTGAGACACTACCATTTATTACAAATACAACATCGGATCTTGTGGTGTTTTTATGTACCCACTGGTGACAGCTGTGCCACTCCCAGGCGTAGCGTGGCCTGCTGGGAAGGAAGTCAGCCGTCCCCTGGTTCTTGACTCTCTGGGGGAAGCGCAGCAGCATGCGGGTGTCGTAGTCCCGGGCCGAGTAGGATGAGCTGCAGaatataagaataaaaaatgtcacattacGTCTTTTTTGTCTAGAGCGGATGTGGAGTTGTCTGAGGGAAAGCAGCTTAAATGGCGGGTGGAAAAATAGCACAGAGGCACGTGGCTGTTTGGGTTCGATGATGTGTTTACCATTTGGGCTCCTTTCCTCCGGCAAACTGTGATTACATTTGCTTCTATCCGGCCGTGGGGGCCATTTGGCTAATTTTACCTCCTGTTAGCCACAAGCACTTTATTGCTAAGACTGAATCTCACTCAATGCAACAAACAGCCTACCTCGACAAACAGTTCTCCTCTGCTGCACATCTCAGGTTGTACATTGCCATGCTCTGGACGTAAGCGGCCGTCTGAATGTAGTATGGGTCAAGCACCAGGTCAGGAAGACCTGCAACAAACACAACAGTTACTGTATTTCAATGCATATACTTCGACATACAGGATAAATGTACCACGATCCAGCCACAACATTTGCTACTGATGATATCCACTATGGCCTTTTGTTGTAGTATtggctgtttctaatattttggctgCCTTATGgtgcctatttttttttactgcaaacaaccacaataacaaactAATTGTTAATTTAACACTTAACTTaacactgtcaatcaaaactgacaaaaaagaggtccttgaaaaaaaaatcacacaattGATGACcctaaagacaaaaaatatattatttgtaattcTAATTTAAACAAGACAATCTTTTAAAACTTCGTATGCCTGAAATTTACATAtcaaaattatttatattattttaatccTTTAAAGGCCAGCATGTTTACACAGCTTCACTGATGtttatcaggaaaaaaatgcacaattcCAAACATCATGATTCAGTATCATTTCAAAGAACccatgcagaaaacagtaaaAGATGACCAATTTTACGGCATGTTCCGAAAGGGAAAAAGTGGCGCCATCTGGTGGTCgaatataaaaaattaaaacataaagCGGATAGTATTCAGATTgaaatcttaaaataaaggATTGCATTAGCTTATGTTAGGTTAAATGTGGGATCAAAAATGCTGGtcttaattatattttttatatatttccaTTTTAAGCTGAATTTAAGCTGAATTTAAGGAACAGAGATGACAGTTCTGAAACCTTAAAAAATTCTAAAATGTTTGAAAGAATATTCCACCAATATTCATTCAACATTGGATCTCAGTGCAGCTGTACCTAACAAAGTGGCCACATAGGTCTCACTAAGCGTGTCAAAGCACAAGGGTGTCTTCATTGTGTTCACAGAACCGAGCCCTCACTCTTACCGTACTGATGGTACCTTGTGCCATATCCGGGTCTCGATCTGGCCCTGGGCCTCTCGTACACGTCATAGTAGTTGTAATACGGGTTGTCGCTATCAAAGGATTTGGACGGATCGTAGGGGTCATCGCCCACCATCATGTCCTCCCTGTTGGGC
This Dunckerocampus dactyliophorus isolate RoL2022-P2 chromosome 17, RoL_Ddac_1.1, whole genome shotgun sequence DNA region includes the following protein-coding sequences:
- the loxa gene encoding protein-lysine 6-oxidase isoform X1 translates to MGLRTGTPLYAYACVYLFVFSLQGARCQRHPGAPQGNNQKAALRQTLQWSHNGNVFSILTQGAEYQPPRRRGAPQEQVQPRPITIIHDNTRQQEPSSPQQPPAPRPDSEPLPPVLQRLVRGREHRRLHDELHRAERKNDTQEKVTVSPPLPNREDMMVGDDPYDPSKSFDSDNPYYNYYDVYERPRARSRPGYGTRYHQYGLPDLVLDPYYIQTAAYVQSMAMYNLRCAAEENCLSSSSYSARDYDTRMLLRFPQRVKNQGTADFLPSRPRYAWEWHSCHQHYHSMDEFSRYELLDSSTHRAVAEGHKVSFCLEDTSCDYGYYRRYACTSHTQGLSPGCYDTYNADIDCQWIDITDVKPGNYILKVSVNPFYQVPEEDYSNNIVRCDVRYTGNYAYLSGCHVSTY
- the loxa gene encoding protein-lysine 6-oxidase isoform X2, producing MLLRFPQRVKNQGTADFLPSRPRYAWEWHSCHQHYHSMDEFSRYELLDSSTHRAVAEGHKVSFCLEDTSCDYGYYRRYACTSHTQGLSPGCYDTYNADIDCQWIDITDVKPGNYILKVSVNPFYQVPEEDYSNNIVRCDVRYTGNYAYLSGCHVSTY